AATGCAGGCATCTACGAGCGTGGCCCCCGACCATGCGGCCTAACAATAAGTGCTTCAAAAGAACAAGTGTCTTTAAATCTTGCCGACGGCGCCGGAAATTTCTATCTCAAACCCAATGGCGTCTTTTATCTCGATGACGTTGCAGGCCCCGGCATCGTCACCAGCCCCGAATACCCGGCCCTGAATGTGCGCCCGCGCATCGCCACTCAATCCGGCCCCATCCTCCTTCGCAAGGGTGTCATTCACCCCGCCTTCCAGCCCGATTCTGTTAATAAAAGACAGCGCAGCGCCGTGGGCATCGTCGCTGCCACTAAGGAGATCGTCTTCGTCATGAGCGACCGTGAAGACCGCGCCAAAGGCCGCGTGACCTTCCACCAGCTCTCCCGCTTCCTTCTCCACCTCGGCTGCCAGGATGCACTTTATCTCGATGGAGAAATCTCCCAGATGATCACCGCCCCCGCTCCCGGCACAAAGTTCAGCCCCAATACCTTTGCAGCCATGTTCGTCATCACGGACTAACAAAGAGTATCACAAAAAAGCATCTGCCCGATCAGCCCAGGTCACCTGGGTCCACACCCATCTCCCGCAGCTTCGCTGCCAGTAGATCAGCCCGCTCCTGCCCCGTAAATAGCATCTTCCCTTCCCGGTCGCACCAGCGCAACCATTGATGCGTCACTCCTTCGAACTCGCCTTCCCAGAGCATCAGGCCCAGGCCCAATTCACCAAACGTCATCTGCTGCTGGGGCCGGTAAACGCTCCGCTCCAGCGCAAACACGCTCTGGCTTTTTTCCGAGAGATAGTGGATGGGATCAAACACTGCATACCACGTCACTCCCATGTGCTGGTAATTGCGCAGCTTTGCATCCAGTTCACTCCCTTGGTGTTTGAAACAATCTCAATCACCACATCCGGGACCTTGCCATCAAACATCCAGCTAAAGTAAGCGCGATGTTCTTTGTTCATCAGGTCCTGCAGGGGTTCCACATGGGTAGTCACCAGCACATCCGGCACAATGGCAGGCCGGTTCAGTGCTACATATACCCCCACATTCGCCATGGCTACAAATGGGAATCCCGGATGCCAGGAGGCATGAATGGATTCCGTGAGAAGCCGCATCTGTTTCTCAGAGAATCGATTAGCCAGCGGAACATCGTCCTCAGTGATCAGGTTGGAGACATCTGGACGCGGGATTTCCTCCTCCAAATCGCCTCCTGTATGGGTGCTCGTGCTGCCATCCATCATGCGCCAAGAATAAACGAGCAGCCGCTTCCCACAAGATGCTAAACCATCCCAACTGAGAGTCCTCAGGCCTGCTACTCTCCGTCACTCCCGCAAGACCCGTTACTTGTAGTCCTCCCCATTCAGGCTGCGCGCCACGCTTTCCAGCCAGTCTTCCAGCGCCATTTGCATCTGCGGCACCCGCTCAGGCTGCTCGGCAAAGAGCACCCGGCTTTCTGTGGGATCTGCACTCAGATCATAGAGTTCCCATTCCACCTGCCCTTTTTTGTCTTCGATGCGATGCAGCTTCCAGTTTCCGTCCAGCCAGGCCGCATGCCCTGGAAAATTATCCACGGACATCGGCTCACCGATCACTCCTGCATCTTTGAAAAGGCGATTCTCACCTTCGGGTTCGCGGCCATCTGCCTGCGCAGCCAGCAGATCACTCATCCACTCCTCAGACGGTGTCGGAATGCCCTTCCCCGGCCGTTCCCAAAAACCGATCGAGCGATTCCGTTTCTTTTCAGTCCCCTCCAGCAGTGGCAGCAGATTGATACCGTCCAGCTCATGCAGTTTCTCCGGCTCCACCTTCGCCATCGCCAGCACCGTCGGAAAAATGTCGCTGGTCGTGCACGGTGCCGTGATGACCTTCGGCTCCGCGAATAACGCCGGCCACTCCATCAGCGCAGGCACCAGCAGCCCACCCTCATAAATATTACCCTTGTTTCCACGGCGACCCCCGCTTGAGCCTATTTTGGGCAGCGCCCCATTATCACTGCAGTACCACAGCACCGTGTTCTCGCTCAATTCCAAATCCTTCAACTCCTGGCGGATGCGGCCAAAGGCACGATCCATAGCCGTGATCTCTCCATAGAAATCCTGCACATTCTTCGGCTGGTCAGCATACAGTGTCCGGTCCTCTTCCAGCGCTCGGTGTGGGCTGTGTGGGGAGCCAAACCAGACCACCGCCAGGAAACGCTGCTTTTGGTTAGACTGCTGCCGGATATACTGGATAGCCAGTTCCGCTGTGATATCCGAGCTATCTCCCTTGAACTGTTTAGCCGTGCCTTCATCACTCAGGATCGGATCCATATCGAAGAAATTTGGGGCCGAAATCCAATGGTCAAAACCGCTCGCACCTGGACTTACCGGACTCGCCTTCTGCACTCCGCCCAGATGCCATTTGCCATAATGGCCTGTGCGATAGCCCGCTTCCTTCAGTACCTCCGCCACCGTGATCTCCTGCGGCCTCAGCGGGTATCCCCAAGAAAAGCAGCCAAACCGGTTTGGCGTACGTCCTGTCAAAACACTGCCGCGCGTGGGCGAGCACACGGGGGCCGCCGCATGAAAATTATCGAATCGGATTCCCTCCTTCGCCATTGCATCGAAGTTCGGCGTCTTCAGATGCGGGTGGCCATTATAGGCCATGTCTCCCCATCCCTGATCATCCGCCATCACCAAGACAATGTTCGGCGGCTCAGTGGTGATGGCTTGCGCTGAAACAGTCACGAGGAAACTCAAAAGTAGTGCTTTCATATCACAGATCGGTTTATGCAAAGGCTACGGACTGCGAGCGTACATGTCCAGACTCGCTTGCACTGGAATAAATCGGAAGCCGTCATCTCCCATCTCACGAAAGCACACACATCTGAAAGTTTGGCTGCCATCGTAACGCATGAGTAGTCGCCACATACGCCAACCCCCTTTGCGACCATGAAACTCTTTATCTCACTCCTCGCCGCCATGTCCACTGCCCTTTCCCCCGCCATCGCCGCAGATCCTGCGCCCTCATCTGGAAAAACTGAGCTCGCCGTACTCGGCGGTGGTTGTTTCTGGTGTACCGAAGCCCAGTATGAAATGCTCAAAGGCGTGAAAACCGTCGTCAGCGGTTATTGCAACGGCAGCAAGGAAAACCCCACGTACAAGGAGGTCTGCACCGGCGATACTGGCCACAATGAAGTCATTCAGATCGAGTTCGACCCCACCATCATCACCTACAAGGAAATCCTCGATTACTTCTGGATCGCCCATGATCCCACCACCCTCAACCGTCAGGGCAATGATGTGGGTGATCAATACCGCTCCGGCATCTATTACATGAATGACGAGCAGAAAAAGATCGCCGAAGAATCCATGAAAGCCGCTCAGAAAGACTGGGACCAGCCCATCGTCACCGAGATCGTCCCTCTGAAGAAATTCTACATCGCCGAAGACTACCACCAGGACTACTTCGTGAACAACCCCAACCAGGGTTACTGCCGCGCCGTCGTCAGCCCCAAAGTCTCCAAATTCCGCGCCAAACTGGCCAAGGAAGGCAAATTTAAAGAGTAAGCCCGCGAGCGGAATGAATCCGGGCCTCTATGCGCCCATCCTCCTGCTGAAAATCGATAGAAATGAGGTGGCAATGGCCGGATGGTCCGGTCCTTGTCACCTCTTCTTTTATCGGCCACATGAAGCTGCCTCAGTTCGAATCACCAGCCATGCTGGATGAGTTTAAGAAATTCATCCTCAAAGGAAACGTCGTCAGCCTTTCCACCGGAGTCATCATTGGCTCCGCCTTCAACAACATCGTCACCGCTTTTACCAAAGGCATCGTCGAGCCCATCCTCGCCATCTTCGGTGGCAACGATCTCGGCACCTCCAATTGGAAATTCAAAATCTGGGAGAAAATGGCGACCGTCACCGAAAAGGTCAACGGCGTCGAAGTGAAGACCGAAAAAATGATCCCCGTACTCCTGGATGTTGGAGCCATCATCGGCAGCGTCATCGGATTCCTCATCACAGCAGCCATCGTCTTTTTCATCATCGTCAAGCCAACCAACAAGCTGCTGGACCTCGTCGTAAAAAAAGACACGCCACCCGCAGCCCTACCGCCGGATGTCGCCCTTCTCACCGAGATCCGCGACATGATGAAACGCCAGGAAGAAGCGGCCAACCGCAGCCAGTCCCCCGTTTTGTAGTCCCGCCTTAAGGCGGATTCTTTGAACACCGCACCCAGCCTTTTTTACGCATTAAGTGCCCGCTGCCGCAGGAAGTGGTCCACCACTACCAAGTGCACCATCGCCTCCACCATCGGCACGGCACGCGGCAGCACGCAGGCATCGTGACGGCCACGGGCTGAGAGCGTCGTATCCTCGCCGGTGTTGGTCACCGTCTTTTGCTCTCGCAGGACAGTGGCGGTCGGTTTGAAAGCCACACGGAAAACGATTTCCTCGCCGTTGCTAATCCCGCCTTGGATACCGCCGCTGCGATTGGTGCGGGTGCGCACATTTTCGCCGTCCATATAAAATTCGTCATTGTGCTCCAGACCCGTCATCAGCGTCCCGGCAAAGCCGCTGCCAATTTCAAAGCCCTTCGTGGCAGGCAGGCTCATCATCGCCTTGGCCAGATCTGCTTCCAGTTTGTCAAAGACCGGTTCTCC
This region of Prosthecobacter fusiformis genomic DNA includes:
- a CDS encoding sulfatase family protein — protein: MKALLLSFLVTVSAQAITTEPPNIVLVMADDQGWGDMAYNGHPHLKTPNFDAMAKEGIRFDNFHAAAPVCSPTRGSVLTGRTPNRFGCFSWGYPLRPQEITVAEVLKEAGYRTGHYGKWHLGGVQKASPVSPGASGFDHWISAPNFFDMDPILSDEGTAKQFKGDSSDITAELAIQYIRQQSNQKQRFLAVVWFGSPHSPHRALEEDRTLYADQPKNVQDFYGEITAMDRAFGRIRQELKDLELSENTVLWYCSDNGALPKIGSSGGRRGNKGNIYEGGLLVPALMEWPALFAEPKVITAPCTTSDIFPTVLAMAKVEPEKLHELDGINLLPLLEGTEKKRNRSIGFWERPGKGIPTPSEEWMSDLLAAQADGREPEGENRLFKDAGVIGEPMSVDNFPGHAAWLDGNWKLHRIEDKKGQVEWELYDLSADPTESRVLFAEQPERVPQMQMALEDWLESVARSLNGEDYK
- the msrA gene encoding peptide-methionine (S)-S-oxide reductase MsrA — protein: MSTALSPAIAADPAPSSGKTELAVLGGGCFWCTEAQYEMLKGVKTVVSGYCNGSKENPTYKEVCTGDTGHNEVIQIEFDPTIITYKEILDYFWIAHDPTTLNRQGNDVGDQYRSGIYYMNDEQKKIAEESMKAAQKDWDQPIVTEIVPLKKFYIAEDYHQDYFVNNPNQGYCRAVVSPKVSKFRAKLAKEGKFKE
- a CDS encoding MscL family protein is translated as MKLPQFESPAMLDEFKKFILKGNVVSLSTGVIIGSAFNNIVTAFTKGIVEPILAIFGGNDLGTSNWKFKIWEKMATVTEKVNGVEVKTEKMIPVLLDVGAIIGSVIGFLITAAIVFFIIVKPTNKLLDLVVKKDTPPAALPPDVALLTEIRDMMKRQEEAANRSQSPVL
- a CDS encoding phosphodiester glycosidase family protein encodes the protein MTPRLYRFLGSLGFLIAPALLATDIQEYDGALYHLYRVPVAEHTKLDLRWTDPTGQPLSDFGGLQQQLASEGKKILFATNAGIYERGPRPCGLTISASKEQVSLNLADGAGNFYLKPNGVFYLDDVAGPGIVTSPEYPALNVRPRIATQSGPILLRKGVIHPAFQPDSVNKRQRSAVGIVAATKEIVFVMSDREDRAKGRVTFHQLSRFLLHLGCQDALYLDGEISQMITAPAPGTKFSPNTFAAMFVITD
- a CDS encoding Uma2 family endonuclease, with the translated sequence MMDGSTSTHTGGDLEEEIPRPDVSNLITEDDVPLANRFSEKQMRLLTESIHASWHPGFPFVAMANVGVYVALNRPAIVPDVLVTTHVEPLQDLMNKEHRAYFSWMFDGKVPDVVIEIVSNTKGVNWMQSCAITSTWE